A part of Magnetococcales bacterium genomic DNA contains:
- a CDS encoding cyclic nucleotide-binding domain-containing protein has translation MSGTESNIGRERLLGMMESLSFFKDFTPYEKKRFAGFETHVKKFKMGEYVIRQGSKDTSFFILISGTVSVTQTGKSGVLAQLNPGDFFGEVSFLTGQPRISNIVADVPLTVLRVDAVLMERLGTEIREKIKDLIIIRLINRLDDMNKLISSLSFMARY, from the coding sequence ATGTCTGGAACCGAAAGCAACATAGGCCGGGAAAGACTGCTTGGCATGATGGAAAGCCTGTCGTTCTTCAAAGATTTTACCCCCTACGAAAAAAAACGCTTTGCCGGCTTTGAAACCCACGTCAAAAAGTTCAAGATGGGAGAGTATGTCATCCGCCAAGGCTCCAAGGATACCAGCTTTTTTATTCTCATCTCCGGCACCGTCAGCGTCACCCAAACCGGCAAGTCCGGCGTATTGGCCCAGCTTAACCCCGGGGACTTTTTTGGTGAAGTCTCTTTCCTCACCGGTCAACCCCGTATCTCCAACATCGTCGCCGACGTCCCCCTGACTGTTCTGCGGGTGGACGCCGTCCTCATGGAGCGACTGGGTACCGAAATCCGCGAAAAAATCAAAGATTTGATCATCATCCGCCTGATCAACCGCCTGGACGACATGAACAAACTGATCAGCTCGCTCTCTTTTATGGCGCGCTACTGA
- a CDS encoding spermine synthase yields the protein MNLEGRIVHRSRGAGGVIEVVDEESVRFLHFATPHKQSAMVLDDPNQLVLPYTRHMMGALLFGEAPRRVLMVGLGGGSMARFLLHHFPECRMDVVEPSRRVVRVAKQFFSIHESTRLVVHLTDGARFAANASSRLHGAYDLILVDAFDREGMAWSVYSRTFFDDCRLLLSRGGVMTCNLSSTNWGDFKMVLDRVTERFSGAVLKLPVAHSNNEIVFAFNDPDFSPDWHGVRVRAVALEAHLAPEMQWGLDFSAFIRKMIRVNIPLWRRLLPFG from the coding sequence ATGAATCTGGAGGGTCGGATAGTCCATCGCAGCCGGGGGGCTGGGGGGGTGATCGAGGTGGTGGATGAGGAGAGTGTGCGATTTTTGCACTTTGCCACCCCCCACAAGCAGAGCGCCATGGTATTGGACGATCCCAACCAGCTGGTGCTGCCCTACACCCGGCACATGATGGGGGCGCTGTTGTTTGGAGAGGCTCCCAGGCGGGTGTTGATGGTGGGCTTGGGTGGGGGATCGATGGCGCGATTTTTGTTGCACCATTTTCCCGAGTGCCGGATGGATGTGGTGGAGCCCAGCCGCCGGGTGGTGAGGGTGGCGAAGCAATTTTTTTCCATCCACGAATCCACCCGCCTGGTGGTGCATTTGACTGATGGCGCCCGGTTTGCTGCCAACGCTTCGAGCCGTTTGCATGGGGCCTATGATCTGATCCTGGTGGATGCCTTTGATCGTGAGGGGATGGCCTGGTCGGTTTACAGTCGGACTTTTTTTGATGATTGTCGTTTGCTGCTCAGTCGGGGTGGGGTGATGACCTGCAATCTTTCCAGCACCAACTGGGGGGATTTTAAAATGGTTTTGGATCGGGTGACGGAACGTTTTTCGGGGGCGGTGTTGAAGCTGCCGGTGGCCCACTCCAACAACGAGATTGTATTTGCTTTCAACGATCCCGATTTTTCTCCGGATTGGCACGGTGTACGGGTGCGGGCGGTGGCGTTGGAGGCCCATTTGGCTCCGGAAATGCAATGGGGGTTGGACTTTTCGGCATTTATCCGCAAAATGATTCGAGTCAACATTCCTCTTT